The following proteins come from a genomic window of Salvia hispanica cultivar TCC Black 2014 chromosome 4, UniMelb_Shisp_WGS_1.0, whole genome shotgun sequence:
- the LOC125222849 gene encoding cineole synthase 1, chloroplastic-like isoform X1: MSSIIVQFAIPRDTSFISKVSSKRRCFTAATSATSRDGQHSRCSLQVGNEIETERRTGGYQPTLWDYDSIQSFRFECKEEKQLEKAATLIEKVKRLLLQEQRLELIDDLRRLGISCHFRNEIDQVLNTKYLEKNELDERELYSTSLRFRLLRQYGFNVSQDVFDCFKHDKATDFDTKGLLQLYEASFLATHGEELLEIAREFAAKSLHKRVVDHEIDDIHLLASVKAALEFPSHWMVQMPNAKAFIDAYKKRPDMNPIVLELAILDLGIVQAQFLGELKESSRWWESTGLALDLPFIRDRIVESYYWATGTLERREHGSARILLTKVFVLTTALDDIYDVYGTLEELQLFTDAIRRWDVESIDKLPPYMKVFYLALHNFVNEMAYYTLKDKDFNSIRFLRKAWGDLVEAHMIEATWYHKGYKPSLEEYINNAWISLGGLPILSHLFFPLTESIEEEAVKSMHKYHDIVRLLCTIGRLVDDMGTSLDEVKRGDVPKAVQCYMNENNASEEEARKHIRSLIEQTWKMMNKEMMDSPFSIYFVEVCANVTRMTQLIYQKESDGFGMQHSLVNKNIRSLLFEPYE; encoded by the exons ATGTCAAGTATTATTGTGCAATTTGCGATTCCTAGGGACACTAGTTTTATTTCTAAGGTATCTTCAAAACGACGTTGTTTCACTGCTGCAACCTCAGCCACTTCCCGAGACGGTCAGCATTCCCGTTGCTCGTTGCAAGTGGGTAATGAGATCGAAACTGAACGACGAACTGGAGGCTACCAGCCTACTCTTTGGGATTACGACTCTATTCAATCGTTCAGATTTGAGTGTAAG GAAGAGAAGCAACTTGAAAAGGCGGCGACTCTGATTGAGAAGGTAAAGAGATTGTTGCTGCAGGAACAACGTTTGGAGCTGATCGATGATCTAAGAAGGCTCGGTATATCTTGTCATTTTAGAAACGAAATCGATCAAGTATTAAACACCAaatatttggagaagaatgaGTTAGATGAAAGGGAATTGTACTCAACATCTCTCAGATTCAGACTACTCAGACAATACGGCTTCAACGTCTCTCAAG ATGTGTTTGATTGTTTCAAGCATGACAAGGCTACTGATTTCGATACCAAAGGATTGCTGCAACTCTATGAAGCTTCGTTCCTAGCAACACATGGCGAAGAATTGCTAGAAATTGCTAGAGAATTTGCTGCTAAATCTCTGCATAAACGAGTAGTTGATCATGAAATTGATGATATTCATCTCTTAGCATCAGTGAAAGCTGCATTGGAATTCCCTTCTCATTGGATGGTTCAAATGCCAAATGCGAAAGCATTCATCGATGCTTACAAGAAGAGACCAGACATGAATCCAATTGTGCTAGAGCTCGCCATATTGGACTTAGGAATTGTTCAAGCACAATTTCTAGGAGAACTCAAAGAGAGCTCTAg GTGGTGGGAGAGTACAGGGCTTGCTCTAGACCTTCCCTTTATTAGAGATAGAATAGTTGAAAGCTACTATTGGGCAACGGGAACCCTCGAACGCCGGGAACATGGATCTGCGAGGATTCTGTTAACCAAAGTGTTTGTTCTTACTACAGCCCTAGACGATATCTATGATGTTTATGGCACACTGGAGGAGCTCCAACTATTCACAGATGCTATTCGAAG ATGGGATGTTGAATCAATTGACAAACTTCCTCCTTACATGAAAGTGTTTTATCTTGCACTACATAATTTTGTGAATGAGATGGCTTACTATACTCTCAAGGATAAAGACTTCAACTCCATCCGATTTCTACGCAAAGCG TGGGGTGATTTGGTTGAGGCACATATGATAGAGGCTACTTGGTACCACAAGGGGTATAAACCTAGCTTGGAAGAATACATCAACAATGCTTGGATATCACTTGGTGGTCTCCCCATCCTATCCCACCTTTTCTTCCCGCTAACGGAATCGATAGAAGAGGAGGCTGTTAAGAGCATGCATAAATACCATGATATTGTTCGTCTACTATGTACTATTGGAAGGCTCGTTGACGACATGGGAACATCACTG GATGAGGTGAAGAGAGGCGACGTGCCAAAAGCAGTCCAGTGTTACATGAATGAGAACAATGCTTCGGAAGAAGAGGCAAGAAAGCATATCCGATCACTCATAGAGCAGACATGGAAGATGATGAATAAGGAAATGATGGATTCtccattttcaatatattttgtagAAGTTTGTGCTAATGTTACTAGAATGACACAACTTATATACCAGAAGGAATCGGATGGATTCGGAATGCAACACTCACTGGTTAACAAGAATATCAGAAGCTTGCTGTTTGAACCCTATGaatag
- the LOC125222849 gene encoding 1,8-cineole synthase, chloroplastic-like isoform X2 codes for MRSKLNDELEATSLLFGITTLFNRSDLSEEKQLEKAATLIEKVKRLLLQEQRLELIDDLRRLGISCHFRNEIDQVLNTKYLEKNELDERELYSTSLRFRLLRQYGFNVSQDVFDCFKHDKATDFDTKGLLQLYEASFLATHGEELLEIAREFAAKSLHKRVVDHEIDDIHLLASVKAALEFPSHWMVQMPNAKAFIDAYKKRPDMNPIVLELAILDLGIVQAQFLGELKESSRWWESTGLALDLPFIRDRIVESYYWATGTLERREHGSARILLTKVFVLTTALDDIYDVYGTLEELQLFTDAIRRWDVESIDKLPPYMKVFYLALHNFVNEMAYYTLKDKDFNSIRFLRKAWGDLVEAHMIEATWYHKGYKPSLEEYINNAWISLGGLPILSHLFFPLTESIEEEAVKSMHKYHDIVRLLCTIGRLVDDMGTSLDEVKRGDVPKAVQCYMNENNASEEEARKHIRSLIEQTWKMMNKEMMDSPFSIYFVEVCANVTRMTQLIYQKESDGFGMQHSLVNKNIRSLLFEPYE; via the exons ATGAGATCGAAACTGAACGACGAACTGGAGGCTACCAGCCTACTCTTTGGGATTACGACTCTATTCAATCGTTCAGATTTGAGT GAAGAGAAGCAACTTGAAAAGGCGGCGACTCTGATTGAGAAGGTAAAGAGATTGTTGCTGCAGGAACAACGTTTGGAGCTGATCGATGATCTAAGAAGGCTCGGTATATCTTGTCATTTTAGAAACGAAATCGATCAAGTATTAAACACCAaatatttggagaagaatgaGTTAGATGAAAGGGAATTGTACTCAACATCTCTCAGATTCAGACTACTCAGACAATACGGCTTCAACGTCTCTCAAG ATGTGTTTGATTGTTTCAAGCATGACAAGGCTACTGATTTCGATACCAAAGGATTGCTGCAACTCTATGAAGCTTCGTTCCTAGCAACACATGGCGAAGAATTGCTAGAAATTGCTAGAGAATTTGCTGCTAAATCTCTGCATAAACGAGTAGTTGATCATGAAATTGATGATATTCATCTCTTAGCATCAGTGAAAGCTGCATTGGAATTCCCTTCTCATTGGATGGTTCAAATGCCAAATGCGAAAGCATTCATCGATGCTTACAAGAAGAGACCAGACATGAATCCAATTGTGCTAGAGCTCGCCATATTGGACTTAGGAATTGTTCAAGCACAATTTCTAGGAGAACTCAAAGAGAGCTCTAg GTGGTGGGAGAGTACAGGGCTTGCTCTAGACCTTCCCTTTATTAGAGATAGAATAGTTGAAAGCTACTATTGGGCAACGGGAACCCTCGAACGCCGGGAACATGGATCTGCGAGGATTCTGTTAACCAAAGTGTTTGTTCTTACTACAGCCCTAGACGATATCTATGATGTTTATGGCACACTGGAGGAGCTCCAACTATTCACAGATGCTATTCGAAG ATGGGATGTTGAATCAATTGACAAACTTCCTCCTTACATGAAAGTGTTTTATCTTGCACTACATAATTTTGTGAATGAGATGGCTTACTATACTCTCAAGGATAAAGACTTCAACTCCATCCGATTTCTACGCAAAGCG TGGGGTGATTTGGTTGAGGCACATATGATAGAGGCTACTTGGTACCACAAGGGGTATAAACCTAGCTTGGAAGAATACATCAACAATGCTTGGATATCACTTGGTGGTCTCCCCATCCTATCCCACCTTTTCTTCCCGCTAACGGAATCGATAGAAGAGGAGGCTGTTAAGAGCATGCATAAATACCATGATATTGTTCGTCTACTATGTACTATTGGAAGGCTCGTTGACGACATGGGAACATCACTG GATGAGGTGAAGAGAGGCGACGTGCCAAAAGCAGTCCAGTGTTACATGAATGAGAACAATGCTTCGGAAGAAGAGGCAAGAAAGCATATCCGATCACTCATAGAGCAGACATGGAAGATGATGAATAAGGAAATGATGGATTCtccattttcaatatattttgtagAAGTTTGTGCTAATGTTACTAGAATGACACAACTTATATACCAGAAGGAATCGGATGGATTCGGAATGCAACACTCACTGGTTAACAAGAATATCAGAAGCTTGCTGTTTGAACCCTATGaatag